The following proteins come from a genomic window of Gottfriedia acidiceleris:
- a CDS encoding ABC transporter permease: MNIFNIAFMEIKRDFRDVRNLFFMLAFPIILMLVLGTSLSNAFSTSVPIKDVHVLYKDQSTTGEFSQYFNELIKSTKKSGIHFKKAESNTNGENEVKRNHYDGYISILDNGIKLYINEGNSVEGSVIQGILTSFVDKYNVSVEVAKVDPTQVKEVFLGNSQDDYIKDTSIASNKQPGSMDYYAIAMTTMIVLYAAMSASKLITGERVRKTADRLIVSPISKFEIFIGKILGSLVANFLCIIVVVYFSKFFFKANWGSHLLLVFIVLLTEVLLSISLGLVVSYITKSNASSRAIIMIVVQLSSFFGGAYFKLGDTSGILKFITQLSPLTWVNTAITKIIYANDLSAAIPALVFNIGFSLLFLFLASITLKRREGL; the protein is encoded by the coding sequence TTGAATATTTTTAATATTGCTTTCATGGAAATTAAGCGTGACTTTCGAGATGTAAGGAACTTATTTTTTATGTTAGCATTTCCAATCATTTTAATGCTTGTCTTAGGTACTTCACTTTCAAATGCTTTTTCAACATCTGTCCCGATTAAAGATGTGCATGTTTTATATAAAGATCAATCAACAACTGGTGAGTTTTCGCAGTATTTTAACGAACTAATTAAAAGTACGAAAAAGTCTGGAATTCATTTTAAAAAAGCTGAGAGTAATACAAATGGCGAGAATGAAGTGAAACGAAATCATTATGATGGCTATATTTCTATTCTAGATAACGGAATTAAGCTTTATATCAATGAAGGAAACAGTGTTGAGGGTAGTGTTATCCAAGGAATATTAACTTCTTTCGTAGATAAATATAATGTTAGCGTGGAAGTTGCAAAAGTCGATCCAACTCAAGTTAAAGAAGTCTTTTTAGGTAATTCTCAGGATGATTATATTAAGGACACGTCGATTGCATCAAATAAACAGCCAGGTTCGATGGATTATTACGCGATTGCAATGACGACTATGATTGTTCTTTATGCAGCTATGTCTGCAAGTAAATTGATCACAGGAGAAAGAGTTAGAAAAACTGCTGATCGATTAATCGTTTCTCCTATTTCTAAATTTGAGATTTTTATAGGGAAAATACTTGGAAGTTTGGTTGCTAACTTTCTGTGCATTATTGTAGTTGTCTATTTCAGTAAATTCTTTTTTAAAGCCAATTGGGGTAGCCATCTATTATTAGTCTTTATTGTTTTACTAACGGAAGTTCTTCTATCAATTAGTTTAGGGTTAGTTGTAAGCTATATCACAAAATCAAATGCATCATCTAGAGCAATCATCATGATTGTTGTGCAGCTATCTTCATTCTTTGGTGGAGCTTACTTTAAATTGGGCGATACTAGTGGGATTTTAAAATTCATTACTCAACTCTCACCACTTACTTGGGTTAATACTGCAATTACAAAAATTATTTATGCAAACGACTTGTCAGCTGCTATCCCGGCGCTTGTCTTTAATATAGGTTTTTCTTTATTATTCCTATTTCTTGCATCTATTACTCTAAAAAGAAGGGAGGGGCTATAA
- a CDS encoding ABC transporter permease, translating into MQTVFWLISNTLRATFKNKKNIIMYILVPLIGIFISFLAYGGSNKTIVHVGIVNEDHQFIANDTIKFLEHLDNVRIEIINNSDANDKIASGSLDCVISFHDGFTESVRSGNPNHIQISSIKGAQITSFVKSYLYNYIDNVSAISRVAKTDQTKFNQMYSNYQNASFKVATKTLSDSSQSKNMMTYSLGFLIMIMLMSAGNLSEIILKEKENRIYYRLLSAPINARKYIFSNVVVNMIVMTVQVIITLLFMTKVFHIDIQIPFWEAAIVMMLFALVSVGISLMIVAFSNSSKSSGALQNLIVVPTVMISGCFWPIEIMPSSVQRIADFLPQRWTLETLTKLQQGSSLGSLYLNILILLVFAAAFFLIAIYKFSRNSSTRNFV; encoded by the coding sequence ATGCAGACAGTTTTTTGGCTAATTTCAAATACTTTAAGAGCTACTTTTAAAAATAAGAAAAATATTATTATGTATATTTTAGTGCCTCTAATTGGTATTTTTATTTCCTTTCTAGCTTATGGTGGTTCCAATAAAACGATCGTTCATGTTGGGATTGTCAATGAGGATCATCAATTTATTGCTAATGATACGATTAAGTTTTTAGAACACTTAGATAACGTTCGTATTGAAATAATAAACAATTCTGATGCCAATGATAAGATCGCTTCAGGATCACTTGATTGTGTTATTTCGTTCCATGATGGTTTTACAGAAAGTGTACGTTCTGGTAATCCAAATCATATTCAAATATCTTCTATAAAAGGTGCTCAAATTACGAGTTTTGTAAAATCTTATTTATACAATTATATCGACAATGTTTCAGCTATTAGTAGAGTGGCTAAAACAGACCAAACTAAATTTAATCAAATGTACTCCAATTACCAAAACGCAAGCTTCAAGGTCGCAACAAAAACATTATCGGATTCATCTCAATCTAAAAATATGATGACATATAGTTTAGGCTTTTTGATTATGATTATGTTAATGTCTGCAGGGAATCTTTCTGAAATTATTTTAAAGGAAAAAGAAAATCGAATTTACTACAGACTTTTGTCAGCACCTATTAATGCTAGAAAATATATTTTCTCAAATGTTGTAGTAAATATGATTGTAATGACTGTCCAAGTAATTATTACGCTCCTCTTTATGACTAAAGTATTTCATATCGATATTCAAATTCCATTTTGGGAAGCAGCAATTGTTATGATGCTTTTTGCTTTGGTCTCAGTCGGGATCTCATTAATGATTGTGGCGTTCTCTAATAGTTCAAAATCATCTGGAGCATTGCAGAACTTAATCGTTGTTCCAACTGTTATGATCTCCGGTTGTTTCTGGCCAATCGAGATTATGCCATCATCAGTACAAAGAATTGCGGATTTTCTTCCACAAAGATGGACATTAGAGACATTGACGAAGTTGCAACAAGGAAGTAGTTTAGGAAGTTTATATTTAAACATTTTAATCCTTTTAGTTTTTGCGGCTGCATTTTTCTTAATTGCTATTTATAAATTTAGTCGTAATAGTTCTACTAGAAATTTTGTGTAG
- a CDS encoding VOC family protein, with protein MLKMRYLILYVSNLEKSLTFYTESLGLPIRGNHGTYVELDTGNTVLAMIERGNVQELTGLNYKNTEASSQTFEIGFVTEDVRSTIEDLRTKGVKIIKEPITKPWGQTVAYVTDPDGHFIEICSSRD; from the coding sequence ATGTTGAAAATGCGGTATTTAATTTTATATGTTTCAAATCTAGAAAAATCTCTTACTTTCTATACCGAGTCTTTAGGCCTTCCTATTCGTGGAAATCATGGTACGTATGTAGAATTAGATACTGGCAATACCGTACTGGCTATGATTGAACGTGGTAATGTTCAAGAGCTGACTGGATTAAATTATAAAAATACTGAAGCATCCTCTCAAACTTTTGAAATAGGATTTGTAACAGAAGATGTGCGTTCTACAATAGAAGATTTACGAACAAAAGGTGTAAAGATCATCAAAGAACCAATTACAAAACCATGGGGTCAAACAGTAGCATATGTAACAGATCCAGACGGTCATTTTATTGAAATTTGTAGTTCAAGGGACTAA
- the bshB2 gene encoding bacillithiol biosynthesis deacetylase BshB2, with protein MSQKQEKVLLVFPHPDDEAFGAAGTISKFTNKGIPVTYACLTLGEMGRNMGNPFFATRESLPTIRKNELIDACREMGIQDLRMLGFHDKTIEFEDPEDVISPIKEIIDEIQPTLLITFYPEHGVHPDHDATARAAVEAVRRMDKEDRPTVWCIAITKERFEVLGKPDIVNDVMDVATQKLRTMKAHRSQTEAMLKDVVKIEKFEDIPDDRLKSFFAKESFYTYQFE; from the coding sequence ATGAGTCAAAAACAAGAAAAAGTATTACTTGTGTTCCCTCACCCTGATGATGAAGCTTTTGGGGCTGCTGGAACGATTTCGAAGTTTACAAATAAAGGGATTCCTGTTACATACGCTTGTTTAACTTTAGGAGAAATGGGACGAAATATGGGAAATCCATTTTTCGCAACAAGAGAATCCCTTCCTACAATACGTAAAAACGAATTAATCGACGCTTGTAGAGAAATGGGAATCCAAGATTTAAGAATGCTAGGATTTCATGATAAAACAATTGAATTCGAAGACCCTGAGGATGTAATTAGTCCAATAAAGGAAATCATCGACGAGATTCAGCCAACTTTATTAATTACTTTTTATCCAGAGCATGGTGTCCACCCAGACCATGATGCAACTGCAAGAGCTGCTGTTGAAGCAGTTCGACGAATGGATAAGGAAGATCGTCCAACAGTATGGTGTATCGCTATTACAAAAGAACGCTTTGAAGTTTTAGGAAAACCAGATATCGTGAATGATGTAATGGATGTTGCAACTCAGAAGCTAAGAACGATGAAAGCACACCGTTCTCAGACAGAGGCGATGCTAAAAGACGTTGTAAAAATTGAAAAATTTGAGGATATACCCGATGATCGATTAAAATCATTTTTCGCGAAGGAATCATTCTATACCTATCAGTTTGAATAA
- a CDS encoding YojF family protein → MQKLEIGAVQDALQNYINQTVYLHLETTNGAYANHFNEKVMTVNAFIRNTKVIISRATITGKNPYRVGLKLEEGWVVAEGLTDFEVDDKGRLLLAGHNEDGKLAIAIHLSYTPF, encoded by the coding sequence ATGCAAAAATTAGAAATTGGTGCTGTCCAAGATGCACTTCAAAATTATATAAATCAAACAGTCTATTTACATTTAGAAACTACAAATGGTGCATATGCAAATCACTTTAATGAAAAAGTAATGACGGTAAATGCCTTTATCAGAAATACGAAAGTAATCATTAGCCGTGCTACGATCACTGGCAAAAACCCATACCGTGTCGGATTAAAGCTTGAAGAAGGCTGGGTTGTTGCAGAAGGATTAACTGATTTTGAAGTTGATGACAAAGGTCGCCTCCTACTAGCAGGTCATAATGAGGATGGAAAGCTGGCAATCGCAATACATTTAAGCTACACGCCATTTTAA
- a CDS encoding FtsB family cell division protein: MKAEARKLYNPQREELNKPSRNQFPQTKKRKTIRIHRIILTTLFLSLIIASGIYMYSQNKIASAKKHELSTLHVEQKKVAKTEKDLNRQIRLLNDPDFIANYARDQYMFSKKGETIIIVPKSKDEISSN; the protein is encoded by the coding sequence GTGAAGGCAGAAGCGCGAAAATTATATAATCCACAAAGAGAAGAATTAAACAAGCCTTCTCGTAATCAATTTCCGCAGACTAAAAAAAGAAAAACAATACGAATCCATCGAATCATTTTGACAACATTATTTTTGTCTTTAATTATCGCGTCTGGAATCTATATGTATAGTCAAAACAAGATCGCTTCGGCAAAGAAACATGAACTTTCAACATTACATGTCGAACAAAAAAAAGTAGCTAAAACTGAAAAAGATTTAAACAGACAGATTAGATTATTAAATGATCCGGATTTCATAGCAAATTATGCTCGTGATCAATACATGTTCTCTAAAAAAGGAGAAACAATCATCATTGTGCCGAAATCGAAAGATGAGATCAGTTCAAACTAA
- the tatC gene encoding twin-arginine translocase subunit TatC, with translation MQEKEMSVIDHLDELRNRIIKVIVAFVIFLGIGLYYTKAIFNFLVQDLHGKLLALGPSDVLWIYLMIGGVFAIACSIPVIAYQIWAFVKPALHVKERKSTMLYIPALFLLFVCGLAFGYYFIFPNVLKFLQDIGEDLVTVTFTAERYFSFLFNLVVPFAFFFDLPVIILFLTSIGIVSPAFLRKSRRFAYFILIIIGTAISPPDFVSDMMTSLPLLVIYELSILVSSIAYRRRIKRLQHESE, from the coding sequence ATGCAAGAAAAAGAAATGAGTGTCATTGACCATTTAGATGAGCTTCGAAATCGAATAATAAAAGTTATAGTTGCATTCGTTATTTTTTTAGGAATTGGATTATATTATACGAAAGCTATATTCAATTTCCTTGTTCAAGATTTGCATGGAAAGCTTCTGGCGCTTGGTCCAAGTGATGTCCTTTGGATTTATCTAATGATTGGTGGAGTGTTCGCGATCGCGTGTAGTATCCCTGTCATAGCTTACCAAATATGGGCGTTTGTAAAGCCGGCCTTACATGTAAAAGAACGAAAAAGCACAATGCTTTACATACCAGCTTTATTCTTATTGTTCGTTTGTGGATTAGCATTTGGCTATTATTTCATCTTTCCAAACGTATTAAAATTTTTACAGGACATCGGAGAAGACTTGGTAACAGTTACATTCACAGCTGAGCGCTATTTTAGCTTCCTATTTAACTTAGTTGTTCCTTTTGCGTTTTTCTTTGATTTACCAGTCATTATACTATTTTTAACAAGTATCGGAATCGTATCACCAGCATTTTTAAGAAAATCTCGACGATTTGCATATTTTATCCTTATTATTATCGGAACAGCAATTTCACCGCCTGATTTTGTATCTGATATGATGACAAGCTTACCATTGTTAGTTATATATGAATTAAGTATTCTTGTTTCATCGATTGCATATAGAAGACGTATTAAACGCCTACAACATGAATCGGAATAA
- a CDS encoding metal-dependent hydrolase, with product MDGKSHVIVGLFATGVTMYATKNDSMTVPLIVGAISSLAPDLDHHNGSLTKKVSMPLKILFSLLFLAVTLFIVVKTGKLIYSGSWIYAVGILLLFIICVSWLRNLKTILMLTGILIAVIGWFFFYGYWSIFALGLFIAVSSRLKHRGPTHSLYFLAVWSGICYLLQKDLMINGLWLAGTVGYFSHLLADQLFTKQSIKWL from the coding sequence TTGGATGGAAAAAGTCATGTAATTGTAGGATTATTTGCAACTGGTGTCACAATGTATGCAACAAAAAATGATTCTATGACCGTCCCACTTATTGTTGGTGCAATCAGTAGTTTGGCTCCTGATTTAGATCATCATAATGGTTCATTAACAAAAAAAGTTTCAATGCCGCTAAAAATTCTTTTCAGCTTATTATTTTTAGCAGTTACATTATTTATTGTTGTGAAGACAGGGAAGTTAATTTATTCTGGATCATGGATTTATGCAGTAGGTATTCTCTTATTATTTATTATTTGTGTTAGCTGGTTACGGAATTTAAAAACAATATTAATGTTAACAGGCATATTAATTGCAGTTATTGGCTGGTTTTTCTTTTATGGTTATTGGTCAATCTTTGCGCTTGGATTATTTATTGCTGTTTCTTCGAGATTAAAGCATCGTGGACCAACACATTCTCTTTACTTTTTAGCTGTTTGGAGTGGAATTTGTTATTTACTGCAAAAAGACCTAATGATAAATGGATTATGGTTAGCTGGTACAGTCGGTTATTTTTCTCACCTTTTAGCGGACCAGTTGTTTACAAAACAAAGTATTAAGTGGCTATAG
- a CDS encoding DUF2653 family protein: protein MKIYFDEQDVANAICVYAADLEGVRPESVQIEFQFNEDDGVSCEVSANHRNLIYFEQQISDAIGFYLEEIHRFSSNAMEIIIGFDEEDGITSEISFIYS from the coding sequence GTGAAAATCTATTTTGATGAACAAGATGTTGCTAATGCGATTTGTGTATATGCTGCTGATTTGGAAGGGGTTCGACCAGAAAGCGTACAAATTGAATTTCAATTTAATGAAGATGATGGAGTAAGCTGTGAAGTATCAGCTAATCATCGGAATTTAATCTATTTCGAGCAACAAATATCTGACGCAATTGGTTTTTACTTGGAAGAGATTCATCGTTTTTCATCCAATGCAATGGAAATCATTATTGGTTTTGATGAAGAAGATGGAATTACGAGTGAAATATCATTTATCTATTCATAA
- a CDS encoding YqzH family protein, with the protein MDRQFVKQMIKRALMQYRGEHEQWITADMLDKLYEQIVTEQLNDDRELYELVQDIVYEYITNYA; encoded by the coding sequence GTGGATAGACAGTTTGTAAAGCAGATGATTAAACGAGCGTTAATGCAATATAGAGGAGAACACGAACAGTGGATTACAGCTGATATGCTAGATAAACTGTACGAACAAATCGTTACCGAACAATTAAATGATGACCGTGAATTATACGAATTAGTACAAGATATTGTTTACGAATACATAACGAATTATGCCTAA
- a CDS encoding Y-family DNA polymerase, producing MSICYEELPHHRILCIDMKSFYASCSAVMLELDPLECYLAVVGDVEREGSIVLAASPRLKKEFGIKTGSRVFEIPKDPRIKIVNPSMSKYLEISTNIVKLLNEFAPLEDLHVYSVDECFLKVDGVKRLWGDAWEIAEKIRNEIMARFQLPCSIGIGPNMLLSKLCLDLEGKKDGIAEWTYEDVEKKLWQVSPLSEMWGIGKRTERTLNTMGIFTVGQLAKYPLHLLEKKFGVMGNQLYHHAWGVDLSELGAPIMNGQISFGKSQILMRDYTKVEEIKFVIREMCEEVARRTRNARKAGRTITLGIGYSREEFGGGFSHAYTMDEPTNITSDLYEICTKLFDRYYEGKTVRQILISLSNIVSDEIMQLNLFDQKKPQKRNLGYVMDAVRKKYGSSSLLWAVSYAEGGTALARSKLVGGHKG from the coding sequence ATGAGCATTTGTTATGAAGAGTTACCACATCATCGGATATTATGCATCGATATGAAGAGCTTTTATGCAAGTTGTTCTGCGGTCATGCTCGAATTAGATCCATTAGAATGTTATTTAGCAGTTGTTGGAGATGTGGAGAGGGAAGGAAGTATCGTACTTGCAGCTTCCCCGCGATTAAAAAAGGAATTTGGGATTAAAACAGGATCAAGGGTTTTTGAAATACCAAAAGATCCGCGAATCAAAATTGTAAATCCCTCAATGTCAAAATATCTAGAAATCTCAACGAACATAGTAAAGTTATTAAATGAATTTGCCCCTTTAGAGGATTTACATGTATATAGTGTTGATGAATGTTTTTTAAAGGTCGATGGAGTGAAGAGATTATGGGGGGACGCATGGGAGATTGCCGAAAAAATTCGTAATGAGATTATGGCAAGATTTCAATTACCTTGTTCGATTGGGATTGGGCCGAACATGCTTTTGTCGAAGCTCTGCTTAGATTTAGAAGGAAAAAAAGATGGGATAGCAGAGTGGACTTATGAAGATGTAGAAAAAAAACTATGGCAGGTAAGTCCTCTTAGTGAAATGTGGGGAATCGGTAAAAGAACCGAACGAACTTTAAATACAATGGGTATTTTTACCGTAGGACAGTTAGCGAAATATCCTCTTCATTTGCTGGAGAAGAAATTCGGAGTGATGGGAAATCAATTATATCATCATGCGTGGGGAGTAGATCTATCTGAGCTAGGTGCGCCAATAATGAACGGACAAATTAGCTTTGGTAAAAGCCAAATATTAATGAGAGATTATACGAAAGTCGAAGAAATTAAATTTGTTATTCGTGAAATGTGTGAAGAGGTTGCACGCCGAACTCGTAATGCTAGGAAGGCAGGACGTACGATTACATTAGGAATTGGATATAGTCGGGAAGAATTCGGTGGAGGATTTTCCCACGCATATACAATGGATGAACCTACAAATATTACGTCAGATTTGTATGAGATTTGTACAAAACTATTTGATCGATATTATGAAGGGAAGACAGTTCGGCAAATTCTTATTTCTCTTTCGAATATTGTAAGTGATGAAATCATGCAGTTAAATTTGTTTGATCAGAAAAAACCTCAAAAGCGCAATTTAGGATATGTGATGGACGCAGTCCGAAAAAAATATGGATCATCTTCGCTCCTCTGGGCTGTTTCTTATGCGGAAGGAGGAACAGCACTTGCCCGAAGCAAGCTGGTAGGTGGACATAAAGGTTAA
- a CDS encoding YolD-like family protein translates to MIRDRGTIKWTSMMLPEHVKMLRDWKVSQNYEQQKDVDEQLLEEMNRHLQQAIHEDESVQITYYKDHYHHNVKGKIGKINLHQNRLSIYEEQAGYMELLLSDIVDVKIGS, encoded by the coding sequence ATGATTCGTGACCGTGGCACGATTAAATGGACGTCAATGATGTTACCAGAACATGTAAAAATGCTTCGTGATTGGAAAGTATCACAAAATTATGAACAACAAAAAGATGTAGATGAACAACTATTAGAGGAAATGAACCGTCATCTTCAACAGGCAATTCACGAAGATGAAAGTGTACAAATTACTTATTATAAAGACCACTATCACCATAATGTAAAAGGAAAAATAGGGAAAATTAATTTACACCAAAATAGGCTATCTATTTATGAAGAACAGGCTGGATATATGGAGCTGTTATTAAGTGATATTGTGGACGTGAAAATTGGATCTTGA
- a CDS encoding DUF1659 domain-containing protein, protein MAQIATQQLTLYVNLHAGKDAQGKIIIKRKAYKNVRVDVDLVKLSEIGNALASLQDLPLVELEVLSNGLLLNSL, encoded by the coding sequence ATGGCACAAATTGCTACTCAACAACTAACATTGTATGTAAATTTACATGCAGGAAAAGATGCACAAGGAAAAATCATTATCAAGAGGAAGGCATATAAAAATGTCCGAGTTGATGTTGATTTAGTGAAGCTAAGTGAAATCGGTAATGCCTTAGCATCATTGCAAGACCTACCATTAGTAGAGCTAGAAGTATTAAGCAATGGACTACTTTTAAACAGTCTATAA
- a CDS encoding DUF2922 domain-containing protein produces MIQTLELKFLNENEKVVTLTVDNPTIPVNPTLINQVMDKIVANNVFTSTSGIVVAKQGARLVGKEIIEIEL; encoded by the coding sequence ATGATTCAAACATTAGAGCTTAAATTTTTAAATGAAAACGAAAAGGTTGTTACGCTAACAGTAGACAATCCAACAATTCCAGTTAATCCAACATTAATCAATCAAGTAATGGATAAAATTGTAGCAAACAACGTATTCACTTCTACAAGTGGAATTGTCGTAGCCAAACAAGGCGCACGCTTGGTTGGTAAGGAGATTATTGAGATCGAGTTATAA
- a CDS encoding Cof-type HAD-IIB family hydrolase, translated as MALIAIDMDGTLVNGKNGIPMENIESIRAAQKEGIHVVISTGRMYESAKEVLDEAGLTCPIVCLNGSQIYDYEAKILHNDSMDKEIFAKALSICEAENKTFIISTSEGSFTKCRDTLYDEFFTDKQTGKKHKVTATLRKVRTYSSIEDFHDLDVYKILFLSNKEEVISRIRLKLMQEEGLLITSSGSNNVEINAANVSKGAALLKLAPILGVDLNESMAIGDSFNDVSMFNRVGFPVAMGNAKEELKGHCTFVTKTNEEAGVAHAIYHFLDQKQKLKQS; from the coding sequence ATGGCACTAATTGCAATTGATATGGATGGTACACTGGTAAATGGTAAGAATGGAATACCAATGGAAAACATTGAAAGCATCCGAGCGGCACAAAAGGAAGGAATCCATGTTGTCATTTCTACAGGTAGAATGTATGAAAGTGCGAAGGAAGTATTAGATGAGGCTGGTCTAACTTGTCCAATTGTTTGTTTAAATGGCTCTCAAATATATGACTATGAAGCGAAAATTTTACACAACGATTCAATGGATAAAGAAATTTTTGCGAAAGCCTTAAGCATATGTGAAGCAGAAAATAAAACATTTATTATTAGTACTAGTGAAGGATCATTTACAAAGTGTCGAGATACACTATATGATGAATTTTTCACTGATAAGCAAACTGGCAAGAAACACAAAGTGACAGCTACTTTAAGAAAGGTTCGAACTTATTCTTCTATTGAAGATTTTCATGATCTTGATGTATATAAAATATTATTCCTTTCCAATAAAGAAGAGGTTATTAGTCGCATTCGTCTAAAACTAATGCAAGAAGAGGGTCTGCTAATTACTTCGTCAGGTTCAAATAACGTTGAAATTAATGCAGCAAATGTAAGTAAAGGAGCGGCATTACTAAAGCTTGCACCAATCCTTGGAGTAGATTTAAATGAGAGCATGGCAATTGGAGATAGTTTTAATGATGTCTCTATGTTTAATCGAGTAGGTTTTCCAGTAGCTATGGGAAATGCGAAAGAAGAGCTAAAAGGTCACTGTACATTTGTTACAAAAACAAATGAAGAAGCAGGCGTAGCTCATGCAATTTATCATTTTTTAGATCAAAAACAAAAATTAAAGCAAAGTTAA
- a CDS encoding BclA C-terminal domain-containing protein: MKYPRPPRHHFPPIPPGESFAFVTNSGGTVSVKKEGTIVTFPSFQYVGEGITIDQANDRLTVEVPGNYFITYTVNLNALLNVSTRLLVNGRPINASAIVNEVNRSIYGSQMILPLDAGDTISLQLFDFVGDVKLLQGAGATINLFRVH, translated from the coding sequence ATGAAATACCCAAGACCGCCAAGACATCATTTTCCACCAATACCTCCTGGCGAAAGTTTTGCATTTGTTACTAATAGTGGTGGAACGGTTTCCGTTAAAAAAGAGGGTACAATTGTAACTTTTCCATCATTTCAGTATGTAGGTGAAGGAATTACAATTGATCAAGCAAATGATCGATTAACAGTTGAGGTACCAGGTAATTACTTTATTACTTACACAGTGAATTTAAATGCACTATTAAACGTATCTACAAGACTATTAGTAAATGGTAGACCTATAAATGCATCAGCAATCGTAAATGAAGTGAATAGATCCATTTACGGTAGCCAAATGATCTTACCATTAGATGCTGGAGATACAATTTCACTTCAATTGTTTGACTTTGTTGGAGATGTTAAATTGTTACAAGGCGCTGGAGCTACAATTAATCTATTCAGAGTTCATTAG